One window of the Synechococcus sp. CC9311 genome contains the following:
- the rplU gene encoding 50S ribosomal protein L21 encodes MAETSSSSSQTTPETGTYAIVEASGQQFWVQPNRYYDLDRLHADVDAKITLDKVLLVKNGDAATIGKPYVQGASVELKVMAHRRGQKVIVYKMRPKKKTRRKNGHRQELTRVMVESISVGGKAIS; translated from the coding sequence ATGGCAGAAACCAGCAGCAGCAGCTCACAAACCACTCCAGAGACAGGCACGTACGCCATCGTCGAAGCCTCTGGGCAGCAGTTTTGGGTACAGCCCAATAGGTATTACGACCTCGACCGTCTCCATGCAGACGTGGACGCCAAGATCACCCTCGACAAGGTGCTTCTGGTCAAGAATGGTGATGCAGCAACCATTGGCAAGCCCTACGTCCAAGGCGCCAGCGTGGAGCTCAAAGTGATGGCTCACCGCCGCGGTCAAAAAGTGATCGTCTACAAAATGCGCCCCAAAAAGAAAACACGACGTAAGAATGGTCATAGACAAGAGCTCACACGAGTGATGGTCGAATCCATTTCCGTTGGCGGTAAAGCCATCAGCTGA
- a CDS encoding helix-turn-helix domain-containing protein: MKLQLAYTDPLQLSETLQAYGQVTRITQLESGEGSYSMSHKKCSSMAIAEICASKPLLYEGWGTGWSVDFNWITPMRKSNYPFGYCEGYDMNLNSLGGLKTFHSNSGDSWGKYSESCSSTACMLDKTILLNNLRDCNASHAIDNLSQSSGLDIDHEAFAQLRRLTRRELVKGISDPSKYYDLMTICLEEGSKRGYKKKQVKNQRLLGEIVNLSHDLDKMSSPLSLSDVCKLLNSGQASLYRVCQDYFGMGIIEMMTQVRLEEARRAMIFQSTTSSCDNNTIREIAIRYGFKHQGRFSRRYFTSFGELPSQTLRRSKLV; the protein is encoded by the coding sequence ATGAAACTACAACTTGCTTATACAGATCCATTGCAATTGTCTGAGACTCTTCAGGCCTATGGTCAAGTTACGAGAATTACTCAACTTGAAAGCGGTGAAGGTAGTTATTCTATGTCACATAAAAAATGCTCTAGCATGGCTATAGCAGAGATTTGTGCATCAAAACCACTCTTATACGAGGGATGGGGTACAGGTTGGTCAGTAGATTTTAATTGGATTACTCCAATGCGGAAATCAAATTATCCTTTTGGATATTGTGAAGGTTATGATATGAATTTGAATAGTCTAGGAGGTCTGAAGACTTTTCATTCGAATTCAGGTGACTCATGGGGAAAATATTCAGAATCATGCTCTTCAACTGCTTGTATGTTAGATAAGACAATTCTTCTGAACAATCTTCGAGATTGCAATGCAAGTCACGCCATTGATAATCTAAGTCAATCTAGTGGATTAGATATAGATCATGAAGCTTTTGCTCAATTGCGAAGACTCACCAGAAGGGAACTTGTTAAGGGGATTTCGGATCCATCTAAATACTATGATTTAATGACTATATGCCTTGAAGAAGGAAGTAAGAGGGGCTATAAAAAGAAACAGGTAAAGAATCAGCGATTACTTGGTGAGATCGTTAATCTTTCTCATGATCTTGATAAGATGAGCTCACCATTGTCATTATCAGATGTTTGTAAGCTCTTAAACTCTGGTCAAGCTTCTCTCTATCGAGTATGCCAAGATTACTTTGGAATGGGAATTATAGAAATGATGACCCAGGTAAGACTGGAGGAAGCCAGAAGAGCGATGATTTTTCAGTCTACGACTTCAAGTTGTGACAATAATACTATTCGTGAAATAGCCATTCGCTATGGTTTTAAACATCAAGGTAGATTTTCGAGAAGATACTTTACTAGCTTTGGAGAGTTGCCAAGCCAGACGCTTAGGCGCTCAAAGCTTGTCTAA
- a CDS encoding GNAT family N-acetyltransferase produces MSEWQDIELRPLHPLDETALSGVIRAALVEFGADRPGFAWQDPELDAMSKTYAAPGWIYYVAVEGGNVVGGAGIGPLIGVEATCELQKMYLAPSARGKGVGWRLMGSLLEQARVLGYRCVYLETLSGMAAAQRLYWAWGFLKIEQPLGQTGHGGCDCWFLKELHGPGVSG; encoded by the coding sequence TTGAGTGAATGGCAAGACATAGAGCTGCGGCCTCTGCACCCATTGGATGAAACGGCCTTGTCCGGAGTGATTCGGGCAGCACTTGTTGAATTTGGTGCTGATCGACCCGGTTTTGCTTGGCAAGATCCGGAGCTTGATGCCATGAGCAAGACCTACGCCGCGCCTGGATGGATTTATTACGTGGCAGTAGAGGGTGGGAATGTTGTCGGGGGAGCTGGAATTGGTCCTCTAATTGGTGTGGAAGCCACTTGCGAATTGCAGAAGATGTACTTAGCTCCTTCAGCACGGGGGAAGGGTGTTGGTTGGCGGCTTATGGGGAGCCTGTTGGAACAGGCTCGTGTGCTGGGCTATCGCTGTGTTTATCTCGAAACTCTTTCGGGAATGGCGGCGGCTCAACGGCTTTATTGGGCTTGGGGATTCCTAAAGATTGAACAGCCCCTTGGTCAAACAGGGCACGGTGGTTGTGACTGTTGGTTCCTCAAGGAACTGCATGGACCTGGGGTTTCTGGATAG
- the truB gene encoding tRNA pseudouridine(55) synthase TruB — translation MDAPLGFVVIDKPSGLTSHACVSRMRRVLQTKRVGHGGTLDPAVTGVLPIAVGQATRLLPYLPGEKTYRGVIQLGTSTSTDDLQGEIVAVQNWPDLSVEEMDQALNPFRGTIEQCPPQVSAVHVNGERAYARARRGEVIDLPARPVTIHSLSLEHWDFEQGKLTLEVHCSAGTYIRSLARDLGQALGCGGCLDSLRRTQALGFVEAHAIALPVHPNEQSGPSLEPLTLIPPQLALKHLPIRTLSELERDDWSCGRTIPHQNGDGPTVVLSEDNIMLGIGLANSEAQLRPKVVFEARG, via the coding sequence TTGGATGCACCACTCGGCTTCGTGGTGATCGACAAGCCCTCAGGTCTCACCTCCCACGCTTGCGTGAGCCGGATGCGTCGCGTGCTCCAAACCAAAAGAGTTGGTCATGGAGGCACCCTGGACCCAGCCGTGACCGGCGTTCTACCAATTGCCGTGGGCCAGGCCACCCGACTGCTTCCCTATCTTCCAGGAGAGAAAACGTATCGCGGTGTGATCCAGCTGGGCACCAGCACCAGCACCGACGACCTTCAGGGAGAGATTGTTGCGGTTCAAAACTGGCCGGATTTGAGCGTGGAAGAGATGGATCAAGCCCTTAATCCGTTCCGCGGCACCATCGAGCAGTGCCCTCCACAGGTTTCGGCGGTTCATGTCAACGGCGAACGCGCTTATGCCAGGGCCCGCCGCGGTGAGGTGATCGACCTGCCTGCCCGCCCTGTGACCATCCACTCTCTCTCTCTTGAGCACTGGGATTTTGAGCAAGGAAAACTCACCCTTGAGGTGCACTGCTCCGCTGGCACCTACATCCGGTCGTTAGCTCGCGATCTTGGTCAGGCCCTCGGATGCGGCGGCTGCCTTGACTCGCTGCGGCGCACTCAAGCGCTGGGATTCGTGGAGGCCCATGCGATCGCGCTGCCAGTGCATCCCAATGAACAGAGCGGTCCAAGCTTGGAGCCGCTCACCCTCATCCCTCCCCAACTTGCCCTAAAGCATCTACCAATCCGCACGCTCTCCGAGCTCGAACGGGACGATTGGAGCTGCGGACGCACGATTCCCCATCAAAATGGAGACGGGCCCACCGTTGTTCTCAGTGAAGACAACATCATGCTGGGAATCGGCCTCGCCAACAGCGAAGCCCAGCTCAGACCCAAGGTCGTGTTTGAAGCGCGCGGCTGA
- a CDS encoding high light inducible protein yields MSDQTASRFGFVEFAETWNGRLAMIGFVIGLGTELLTGQGILSQIGL; encoded by the coding sequence ATGTCTGATCAAACAGCTTCACGTTTCGGCTTTGTGGAATTTGCTGAGACCTGGAATGGCCGCCTTGCGATGATTGGATTTGTGATAGGTCTTGGAACAGAGTTACTCACAGGTCAGGGAATCCTGAGCCAAATAGGCCTCTGA
- the rpmA gene encoding 50S ribosomal protein L27: MAHKKGTGSTRNGRDSNSKRLGVKAYGGESVTAGSILIRQRGTSVMPGVNVGRGKDDTLFALTDGIVKFESIRRGLRNRKRITVAAAE, translated from the coding sequence ATGGCCCACAAGAAAGGCACAGGCTCAACCCGTAACGGACGGGACTCCAATTCAAAGCGCCTTGGCGTGAAAGCCTACGGCGGAGAAAGCGTGACGGCTGGCTCCATTCTCATCCGCCAACGTGGCACCTCCGTGATGCCAGGCGTCAATGTTGGTCGTGGCAAGGATGACACCTTGTTTGCGTTGACCGACGGGATTGTCAAGTTTGAGTCGATCCGCCGCGGACTCCGTAATCGCAAGCGCATCACTGTTGCTGCTGCTGAGTAA
- a CDS encoding cupin domain-containing protein produces the protein MKDQEMNFASARKYLKDSRVTQIFIPLLSVLTLSLLSPLLAKSHDEHSTSHGVKVEELANSSKMWNGSVLPNYPDGQPKIKVLRIKVPSGITLPWHYHPVINAAVILEGTLELKLKDGSQKIYRKGDALIEVVNTIHAGTALGAVDVDLVVFYAGEKAMPTTILADPQTNP, from the coding sequence ATGAAAGACCAAGAAATGAACTTTGCATCGGCAAGAAAATACTTAAAAGATAGCCGAGTCACGCAAATATTTATCCCTTTACTTTCAGTCCTTACATTATCACTATTATCGCCATTACTTGCAAAAAGCCACGACGAGCATTCCACAAGCCACGGAGTCAAGGTTGAGGAATTAGCAAACTCCAGCAAAATGTGGAATGGCAGTGTGTTGCCGAATTATCCCGACGGGCAGCCCAAGATCAAAGTCCTTCGGATCAAGGTGCCGAGCGGAATAACCTTACCTTGGCACTACCATCCTGTCATTAATGCAGCAGTAATTTTAGAAGGAACCTTAGAGCTTAAATTAAAAGATGGTAGTCAAAAGATTTACCGAAAAGGCGATGCTTTGATTGAAGTCGTGAACACGATTCATGCCGGGACAGCACTAGGAGCTGTAGACGTAGATCTGGTTGTGTTCTATGCAGGAGAGAAAGCAATGCCCACGACAATCCTCGCTGATCCCCAGACCAATCCATAA
- a CDS encoding AraC family transcriptional regulator, whose amino-acid sequence MKARKAKEYVFSNLLGMETYCKNHYNDYYSTSNFSCNITQLSKGELQTSSICAPINNVHLEIFKSNQTLLYEEEANQNSIAFCWINNQGKKPGSNTIISGHKMRDLSIAGFNRLNKTGGNTWDIVGANTLLCCMSLKWKIMKEKINQMNAYNAYARIEECIGIDSKSAASIQLKRLFDKHFSKGMTSADEFYDLAIATLEDPCEQQNAITERSESTELIEDLVKLLHEDREGLPPLTIGEITKYLNSEKESVGQVCRSTFNMNILDLIKSIRLEQVKKSYLNPHVPSGLKQFTKKHNALYYGFKNWNSFQLLYFKTFQESPEETIDKASKMSVLVSDLRRGSRA is encoded by the coding sequence ATGAAGGCAAGGAAAGCAAAAGAATATGTTTTCAGCAACTTGCTCGGAATGGAAACATATTGCAAGAATCATTATAATGATTATTATTCCACTTCGAATTTTTCTTGCAATATTACTCAGTTAAGTAAAGGTGAATTGCAAACGAGCTCAATCTGCGCACCAATTAATAACGTACACCTTGAAATATTTAAGTCAAATCAAACATTGCTGTACGAAGAAGAGGCAAATCAGAATTCGATAGCATTCTGTTGGATAAACAATCAAGGCAAAAAGCCTGGCAGTAATACTATTATCAGTGGTCATAAGATGAGGGATTTAAGCATAGCAGGATTTAATCGGTTAAATAAAACTGGTGGAAACACTTGGGATATTGTTGGGGCAAACACTCTCCTGTGTTGCATGAGCCTGAAGTGGAAAATAATGAAAGAAAAAATAAATCAGATGAATGCCTATAATGCATACGCGAGGATTGAAGAATGCATTGGTATTGACTCCAAAAGTGCTGCTAGTATTCAGCTTAAAAGGCTATTTGATAAGCATTTTTCGAAGGGAATGACATCTGCGGATGAATTTTATGATTTAGCTATAGCAACCCTAGAGGATCCTTGCGAACAGCAGAATGCCATAACAGAGAGATCTGAATCAACGGAGCTAATAGAGGATCTTGTCAAGTTATTACATGAAGATAGAGAAGGCTTGCCACCCTTGACGATAGGGGAAATCACAAAATATTTAAACTCTGAGAAAGAATCTGTGGGTCAAGTATGTAGATCTACCTTTAATATGAATATTCTTGATCTCATTAAAAGTATCCGCCTTGAACAGGTGAAGAAGTCATATTTAAATCCACATGTTCCTTCTGGATTGAAGCAATTTACTAAGAAGCATAATGCTTTATATTATGGCTTCAAAAATTGGAATTCTTTTCAACTTCTTTATTTTAAGACGTTTCAAGAGAGCCCTGAAGAAACAATTGATAAGGCAAGCAAGATGAGTGTTCTCGTCTCTGACTTGCGTAGAGGGAGTCGAGCATGA
- a CDS encoding HEAT repeat domain-containing protein: MAERFDVLVQGMSENDASKILLEKTLNVQRPADRYFAATRLGLSTTEESFELLLHAVNRLKIDELYDRITRRKSIEALGRRKDMRAIPTLVGVLNCTDTEAVINAISSLVRIGWEPLPKDIDLLLSLLNGEVTMMRAVIQAHIRLKIRNSKSQSVIDELCSHESALVFGAARAYQAKIYGRVDLLDPLVPQLTDLVAGKRRSAVIDLGDAGDESRLSDLVRAPVSMSLRAKSFLEIVDANNTMYTAKNHSLLEQLLTDNPQHLNIKGEWKCDVDPSEIERNLSHRDEARQYGAALSLMTIESNTCLDIIDSMQERLWSDYVTHYYLTCIIGLRKFYQKSDLVRAALSETTPQYTKSRIAAAWACLELGLYDQLDLIYELSKSAYWRPLRWTCQQVMARLVEKQQLDYQH, from the coding sequence ATGGCTGAAAGATTTGATGTCCTGGTTCAGGGGATGAGTGAAAATGATGCTTCTAAGATCTTGTTGGAAAAAACTCTGAATGTTCAGAGGCCTGCAGATCGTTATTTCGCAGCTACTAGGCTTGGCTTGAGTACTACTGAGGAATCGTTTGAATTACTCCTTCATGCGGTTAATAGGCTCAAAATCGATGAATTGTATGACAGAATAACGCGTCGAAAATCTATTGAAGCATTAGGAAGAAGGAAAGATATGCGAGCAATACCAACTTTAGTTGGTGTTTTGAACTGTACTGATACCGAGGCTGTTATTAATGCAATCTCGTCCTTGGTGCGTATTGGTTGGGAACCCCTCCCCAAGGATATAGATCTTCTTTTGTCACTCTTGAATGGTGAAGTGACGATGATGCGGGCAGTGATTCAAGCTCACATCAGATTAAAAATTAGAAATTCAAAATCTCAGTCTGTTATCGATGAGCTTTGTTCTCATGAGAGTGCCTTGGTATTTGGTGCCGCTCGAGCATATCAAGCAAAGATCTACGGAAGGGTTGATCTTTTGGATCCTTTGGTTCCACAACTTACTGATTTGGTGGCTGGGAAACGACGCTCGGCCGTGATTGACTTAGGTGATGCTGGTGATGAAAGTAGGCTCTCTGATTTGGTGCGAGCACCTGTCTCCATGTCACTTAGGGCAAAAAGTTTCTTGGAGATTGTTGATGCCAATAACACTATGTATACTGCAAAAAATCATTCGCTTCTAGAACAGCTTTTAACTGATAATCCACAACATCTTAACATTAAAGGTGAATGGAAGTGCGATGTGGATCCTTCTGAAATTGAAAGGAACCTTAGTCACCGTGATGAAGCACGTCAATATGGAGCCGCTTTAAGCCTCATGACTATTGAGTCAAATACTTGTCTTGATATTATTGATAGTATGCAAGAAAGGTTGTGGTCTGATTATGTGACTCATTATTACCTTACATGTATTATTGGCTTGCGTAAATTTTACCAAAAAAGTGATTTGGTGCGAGCTGCTCTCTCAGAAACCACCCCTCAATACACGAAGTCGAGGATTGCGGCCGCTTGGGCATGTCTTGAGCTTGGGCTTTACGATCAACTGGACTTGATCTATGAGCTTTCCAAGTCTGCTTATTGGAGGCCGCTTCGTTGGACTTGCCAACAAGTTATGGCTAGATTAGTTGAAAAGCAGCAATTAGATTATCAGCACTAA
- a CDS encoding Nif11-like leader peptide family natural product precursor, producing the protein MSKSQLHAFIDRARSDEQFRARLASLNPQQIIEFAAESGFQFSDEIKGRFINRWKGVYFCPQAIEVGNLCPGLVPPGYKNLIHYSQSTCSSSTLKEEEYDFRAGGVY; encoded by the coding sequence ATGTCTAAGTCTCAATTACATGCATTTATTGATCGAGCACGTAGTGACGAGCAATTTCGTGCTCGGCTCGCATCCTTAAATCCACAACAGATCATAGAATTTGCCGCAGAAAGTGGCTTTCAATTCTCAGACGAAATCAAAGGGAGATTCATTAATCGCTGGAAAGGCGTTTATTTTTGCCCTCAGGCCATTGAAGTTGGAAATCTATGTCCAGGATTAGTACCACCTGGCTATAAAAATCTGATTCACTATTCTCAATCTACATGTAGTTCTTCAACTCTTAAGGAAGAAGAATATGATTTCAGGGCAGGCGGCGTCTATTAG
- a CDS encoding DUF3303 domain-containing protein — MTFLMHWTFKTGYHAIAAKKFLSTGAPFPACKSWKRFHGPGSVEGWILVESDNADACYEHAAEWAECLDWEVTPVHTDDQAGPFMAKVYS, encoded by the coding sequence ATGACCTTTTTGATGCATTGGACCTTCAAAACTGGCTACCACGCAATTGCGGCTAAAAAGTTTTTATCAACAGGTGCACCATTCCCAGCATGCAAATCATGGAAGCGGTTTCACGGTCCTGGCTCGGTAGAAGGTTGGATTTTGGTTGAATCAGATAATGCCGATGCCTGCTACGAACACGCGGCTGAATGGGCTGAGTGCCTGGATTGGGAGGTAACACCTGTTCATACTGACGACCAAGCAGGCCCCTTCATGGCCAAGGTTTACAGCTAA
- a CDS encoding YebC/PmpR family DNA-binding transcriptional regulator produces the protein MAGHSKWSQIKRTKAVVDGKRGALFTRLGREITVAARNGADPNGNFQLRTAITKARSAGLPAGNIERAIAKGSGQGETASSLELIRYEGYGPEGMAVLVEALSDNRNRTAAEVRLAFSKHGGKLGETGCVSYLFQHRSEVRLEGHCEEEPLLENLLELEAEEYVLQSDGSTMVHGGFEALEQLQQGLHDRGWRVLNWGHCWHPVALMEIQDPHLAETCQRLQEALESLDDVCSVSTNLAPIEQA, from the coding sequence ATGGCCGGCCACAGCAAATGGTCTCAGATCAAACGCACCAAGGCGGTGGTGGATGGAAAGCGAGGTGCGCTTTTTACCAGGCTTGGGCGGGAAATCACCGTGGCAGCACGAAACGGAGCTGACCCAAACGGCAATTTTCAATTGCGTACGGCCATCACAAAAGCGCGATCGGCAGGCCTACCAGCAGGCAACATTGAGCGGGCCATCGCCAAAGGATCAGGGCAGGGAGAAACAGCGTCCAGCCTGGAATTGATTCGCTACGAGGGATATGGCCCTGAAGGCATGGCTGTCTTAGTGGAAGCACTCAGCGACAACCGAAACCGCACGGCGGCCGAAGTGCGTCTGGCATTCAGCAAACACGGAGGCAAGCTCGGAGAAACCGGTTGCGTGAGTTATCTGTTTCAACATCGCAGCGAGGTGCGACTCGAGGGACATTGCGAAGAAGAACCTCTCTTAGAGAATCTTCTTGAACTCGAGGCAGAGGAATATGTGTTGCAAAGCGATGGCAGCACCATGGTTCATGGGGGCTTCGAAGCCCTCGAACAGCTTCAACAGGGGCTGCATGATCGCGGGTGGAGAGTATTGAATTGGGGGCATTGCTGGCACCCCGTGGCACTTATGGAGATCCAAGACCCACATCTTGCAGAAACCTGCCAACGCTTACAAGAAGCCTTGGAGTCGCTCGATGACGTCTGCAGCGTGAGCACTAACCTTGCACCAATAGAACAGGCATAA
- a CDS encoding bifunctional 2-polyprenyl-6-hydroxyphenol methylase/3-demethylubiquinol 3-O-methyltransferase UbiG: MQSLSNSPRVDIDTFLDSGFSVRDHLAQHLQLTLEQVDQRLPDGKDDLAALHPGAFQADQATEFYESTVGTGHLFELAAWHLSSSDYIADTLRLQENFARGTVLDFGGGIGTHALAAAALDAVDRVHFVDLNPQNRAFVWSRAVALGLDQKMSVHRDLADLSGQRFDTVVCLDVLEHLPDPSDQLMKFHSFMNADGRALFNWYFFKGHSGEYPFHFDDPDLVDCFFRTLQSHFLEVFHPLLITTRVYRPIASSS, from the coding sequence ATGCAAAGTCTGAGCAATTCTCCCCGCGTGGACATCGATACCTTCTTGGATAGCGGCTTTTCTGTTCGTGATCATTTGGCTCAACACCTTCAGCTCACGTTGGAGCAGGTGGATCAGCGCCTACCGGATGGGAAGGATGATTTAGCCGCACTGCATCCGGGGGCTTTTCAAGCGGATCAAGCCACGGAGTTTTACGAGAGCACCGTGGGGACGGGCCATCTCTTTGAATTAGCGGCTTGGCATCTCAGCAGCTCTGACTACATCGCGGACACGCTTCGTTTGCAGGAAAATTTTGCTCGAGGCACAGTCCTTGATTTTGGAGGAGGGATAGGTACTCATGCCTTAGCTGCAGCGGCATTGGATGCTGTTGATCGTGTTCATTTTGTTGATCTGAATCCACAGAACAGGGCTTTTGTCTGGTCCAGGGCTGTCGCGCTTGGTTTGGATCAGAAAATGTCGGTTCATCGTGATCTTGCCGATCTCAGCGGCCAACGGTTCGATACGGTCGTTTGTCTTGATGTCTTGGAACACCTCCCTGATCCGTCCGATCAGCTCATGAAATTCCACTCATTCATGAATGCGGACGGAAGGGCCTTATTCAACTGGTATTTCTTTAAAGGACATAGCGGCGAATATCCTTTTCACTTTGATGATCCTGACCTTGTTGACTGCTTTTTTCGAACATTGCAATCTCACTTTCTCGAAGTCTTTCATCCACTTTTGATTACGACAAGGGTCTACAGGCCTATCGCTTCTAGCTCTTAA